A single genomic interval of Cucumis sativus cultivar 9930 chromosome 5, Cucumber_9930_V3, whole genome shotgun sequence harbors:
- the LOC101222172 gene encoding 50S ribosomal protein L10, chloroplastic, translating to MEASLITFTSFTPPSSSSTQILTLNRPTNPLSFSLPRHSTNQTRHYRGLKVSAAISRTKKEETVETVKQQLEDCYLLAGIKYKGFTVKQFQELRRSLPETSKLIVAKNTLVLKAIEGTSWEALKPCMKGMNVWLFVHSEEIPAAIKPYRDFQKEKKLEDNDFTGAVFEGKYYGPDEFKALETMPSRAEVYAKMLGLLQAPASSLVGTIQAPARELLMVLKAYVQKLEEQGGGGGQ from the coding sequence ATGGAAGCTTCTCTTATAACCTTTACATCCTTCACAcctccttcttcctcttctacTCAAATTCTAACCCTAAACCGACCCACAAACCCATTGTCCTTCTCTCTTCCCCGCCATTCCACCAATCAAACCCGCCATTATCGTGGTCTCAAGGTTTCCGCCGCCATTTCCCGCactaagaaagaagaaaccgTCGAAACAGTCAAACAACAGCTCGAAGACTGCTATCTATTGGCTGGAATCAAGTACAAAGGGTTCACCGTCAAGCAATTTCAAGAACTACGTCGATCTCTTCCCGAAACCTCAAAACTCATTGTCGCTAAAAACACGCTCGTTCTTAAAGCGATTGAAGGGACATCTTGGGAAGCTCTAAAGCCCTGTATGAAGGGCATGAATGTTTGGTTATTTGTTCATTCTGAGGAAATTCCGGCCGCGATTAAGCCTTACAGGGATTTCCAGAAGGAGAAGAAGCTCGAGGATAATGATTTCACTGGAGCGGTTTTCGAAGGGAAATATTATGGACCGGATGAATTCAAGGCGTTAGAGACAATGCCGTCGAGAGCGGAGGTTTATGCTAAAATGTTGGGTCTGTTGCAGGCTCCTGCATCAAGCTTGGTCGGAACGATACAGGCTCCGGCGAGGGAATTGTTGATGGTTTTGAAAGCATACGTGCAGAAATTGGAGGAGCAAGGCGGAGGCGGCGGGCAGTAA
- the LOC101221935 gene encoding probable adenylate kinase 6, chloroplastic isoform X1, translated as MAVLNRFAGARAPANFYSSMFNYYALWKAFSSSSLSSEVDLKSTLLSRSSSSRPDLPMDRNVQWVFLGCPGVGKGTYASRLSSLLGVPHIATGDLVREELSSSGPLASQLAEIVSQGKLVSDEIIFDLLSKRLRASEAKGESGFILDGFPRTIRQAEILEGVTDIDLVVNLKLREEALLAKCLGRRICSECGGNYNITCIDIKDKEGRPELYMAPLLPPPNCASKLITRSDDTEAVVKERLRIYKETSQPVEDFYRKRGKLLEFDLPGGIPESWPKLLQALNLEDLNHKQSAAA; from the exons ATGGCGGTGCTCAACCGCTTTGCCGGAGCGAGGGCGCCGGCGAATTTCTATTCTTCCATGTTTAACTATTATGCTCTGTGGAAggccttttcttcttcttctttgagtTCTGAAGTTGACCTTAAATCGACTCTGCTCAGCCGCAGTTCATCTTCGCGGCCTGATCTTCCGATGGATAGGAATGTGCAGTGGGTTTTTCTGGGTTGTCCTGGTGTTGGGAAAGGGACTTATGCATCTCGACTTTCCAGTTTGCTTGGTGTTCCTCATATCGCCACCGGTGATCTCGTCCGTGAGGAGCTTTCCTCCTCTGGTCCTCTTGCTTCtcag CTTGCAGAGATTGTTAGTCAAGGAAAATTGGTTTCAgatgaaattatatttgatttattatccAAACGTCTTCGAGCTAGTGAAGCTAAGGGTGAATCTGGCTTTATTCTTGATGGTTTCCCTCGGACTATTAGACAAGCG GAAATATTAGAAGGGGTCACTGATATTGATTTGGTGGTTAATCTAAAACTGCGAGAAGAAGCACTGCTCGCAAAATGTCTTGGTCGGAGAATATGCAGCGAGTGTGGAGGAAATTACAACATTACATGTATTGACATCAAGGATAAGGAAGGCAGACCTGAATTGTACATGGCTCCCCTTCTTCCTCCCCCCAACTGTGCATCTAAACTTATCACACGATCTGATGATACTGAAGCAGTTGTGAAGGAACGACTCCGAATATACAAAGAAACG AGTCAACCTGTTGAGGATTTCTACCGTAAGCGAGGAAAGCTATTAGAGTTTGATCTTCCCGGAGGGATTCCCGAATCCTGGCCAAAGTTGCTTCAAGCACTTAATCTCGAGGACCTGAACCACAAACAATCAGCTGCAGCCTAA
- the LOC101221935 gene encoding probable adenylate kinase 6, chloroplastic isoform X2 produces the protein MAVLNRFAGARAPANFYSSMFNYYALWKAFSSSSLSSEVDLKSTLLSRSSSSRPDLPMDRNVQWVFLGCPGVGKGTYASRLSSLLGVPHIATGDLVREELSSSGPLASQEILEGVTDIDLVVNLKLREEALLAKCLGRRICSECGGNYNITCIDIKDKEGRPELYMAPLLPPPNCASKLITRSDDTEAVVKERLRIYKETSQPVEDFYRKRGKLLEFDLPGGIPESWPKLLQALNLEDLNHKQSAAA, from the exons ATGGCGGTGCTCAACCGCTTTGCCGGAGCGAGGGCGCCGGCGAATTTCTATTCTTCCATGTTTAACTATTATGCTCTGTGGAAggccttttcttcttcttctttgagtTCTGAAGTTGACCTTAAATCGACTCTGCTCAGCCGCAGTTCATCTTCGCGGCCTGATCTTCCGATGGATAGGAATGTGCAGTGGGTTTTTCTGGGTTGTCCTGGTGTTGGGAAAGGGACTTATGCATCTCGACTTTCCAGTTTGCTTGGTGTTCCTCATATCGCCACCGGTGATCTCGTCCGTGAGGAGCTTTCCTCCTCTGGTCCTCTTGCTTCtcag GAAATATTAGAAGGGGTCACTGATATTGATTTGGTGGTTAATCTAAAACTGCGAGAAGAAGCACTGCTCGCAAAATGTCTTGGTCGGAGAATATGCAGCGAGTGTGGAGGAAATTACAACATTACATGTATTGACATCAAGGATAAGGAAGGCAGACCTGAATTGTACATGGCTCCCCTTCTTCCTCCCCCCAACTGTGCATCTAAACTTATCACACGATCTGATGATACTGAAGCAGTTGTGAAGGAACGACTCCGAATATACAAAGAAACG AGTCAACCTGTTGAGGATTTCTACCGTAAGCGAGGAAAGCTATTAGAGTTTGATCTTCCCGGAGGGATTCCCGAATCCTGGCCAAAGTTGCTTCAAGCACTTAATCTCGAGGACCTGAACCACAAACAATCAGCTGCAGCCTAA
- the LOC101203884 gene encoding elongator complex protein 6 yields the protein MDRMTSNLLDEAIGFDDPTPLIGRLLLVEDCVETSGAFVLHHLLKRAFSSPHSSNVVIFLAFSQSFIHYDRILRKLGCNLAAQRDSGRFVFFDMLTLGCSDRSGKETGEGVLVGLYCKIQRAVHALIQENKKHVTIVIDDISLLEVAANGSSNHVLDFLHYCHTLLSEVGCSIIALDHEDVYMDIERPLSLQLEYLADVLIKVGPLATGIAKDVHGQLTVLNKPVEGLQDKLRNRVQNFQFYIKENGTEFFYSGSRA from the exons ATGGACCGAATGACTTCGAATTTGCTTGATGAAGCTATAGGTTTTGATGATCCCACCCCTCTGATCGGCCGTCTGTTGCTCGTCGAGGATTGCGTTGAAACAAGCGGTGCTTTTGTTCTGCATCACCTCCTCAAGCGCGCCTTTTCTTCTCCTCACTCTTCCAATGTCGTCATCTTCCTTGCATTCTCTCAGTCCTTCATCCATTACGACCGCATCCTCAGGAAGCTG GGGTGTAACTTAGCGGCTCAAAGGGACAGCGGTAGGTTCGTATTCTTTGACATGCTTACGCTGGGCTGTTCAG ATAGAAGTGGAAAGGAAACAGGTGAAGGCGTTCTTGTTGGGTTGTACTGCAAAATTCAGAGAGCTGTTCATGCCTTAATTCAAGAGAACAAAAAGCATGTCACCATTGTGATTGATGATATATCTCTTTTGGAGGTTGCTGCCAATGGTTCTTCAAATCATGTCTTAGACTTCCTTCATTATTGCCACACTTTATTATCAGAAGTT GGTTGTTCCATAATTGCACTTGATCACGAAGATGTTTACATGGACATCGAAAGGCCACTGAGTCTACAGTTGGAATACCTTGCTGACGTTTTGATAAAAGTAGGACCACTAGCCACTGGTATAGCAAAGGACGTTCATGGGCAG TTGACAGTTTTGAACAAACCCGTTGAAGGCCTGCAAGACAAGTTAAGAAACAGAGTGCAGAACTTCCAGTTTTACATCAAGGAAAATGGTACTGAGTTTTTTTATTCTGGAAGCAGAGCTTAA
- the LOC101221705 gene encoding probable serine/threonine-protein kinase PBL7 isoform X2: MTWNEAPAVGGCCFQLFLIKYAEKLMVKATFNGKNDTLKDGGADQIAGQTITFSFRELAAATKYFRADCLLGEGGFGQVYKGRLESINQVVAIKQLDRNGLQGNREFLVEVLMLSLLHHPNLVNLIGYCADGDQRLLVYEYMPLGSLEDHLHDLPPDKKRLDWNTRMKIAAGAAKGLEYLHDKANPPVIYRDLKCSNILLGEDYHPKLSDFGLAKLGPVGDNTHVSTRVMGTYGYCAPEYAMTGQLTLKSDVYSFGVVLLEIITGRKAIDNSRAAGEHNLVAWAQPLFKDRRKFSQMADPLLQGQYPVRGLYQALAVAAMCVQEQPHMRPLIADVVTALTYLASQKYDPETQPVQSARSSSSTPRSSRREL; the protein is encoded by the exons ATGACTTGGAATGAAGCTCCTGCTGTTGGTGGATGTTGTTTCCAACTGTTTCTTATTAAAT ATGCAGAAAAATTGATGGTAAAGGCAACATTTAATGGGAAGAACGATACTCTGAAAGATGGAGGTGCTGATCAAATTGCAGGACAAACAATTACCTTCTCATTCCGAGAGTTGGCAGCTGCAACAAAGTATTTTAGAGCTGACTGTCTTTTAGGTGAAGGAGGTTTTGGTCAAGTTTATAAAGGACGATTGGAGAGCATAAATCAG GTAGTTGCCATCAAGCAACTTGATCGAAATGGGCTACAAGGAAACAGGGAATTCCTTGTTGAAGTACTAATGTTAAGCCTACTCCATCACCCAAATCTTGTTAATTTAATTGGCTATTGCGCGGATGGTGATCAAAGACTTTTGGTTTATGAATACATGCCATTGGGGTCGTTGGAAGACCATTTACATG ATCTCCCACCCGATAAAAAACGACTTGACTGGAATACAAGAATGAAAATAGCTGCTGGTGCTGCAAAGGGCTTAGAGTATTTGCATGACAAGGCTAATCCCCCAGTTATATATCGTGATCTGAAGTGCTCTAACATCCTGCTTGGTGAAGATTACCATCCTAAGTTATCTGATTTTGGCTTGGCAAAATTAGGCCCCGTGGGGGATAACACTCATGTGTCCACGAGGGTGATGGGAACATATGGATACTGTGCTCCAGAGTATGCAATGACAGGCCAGCTCACTTTAAAATCAGACGTTTATAGCTTTGGAGTTGTTCTACTCGAAATTATTACTGGGAGAAAAGCTATTGACAATTCAAGAGCTGCAGGGGAACATAATTTGGTGGCATGG GCACAACCCTTGTTTAAAGACCGAAGGAAATTTTCCCAGATGGCGGATCCATTGCTCCAAGGACAATACCCAGTCAGAGGCTTGTATCAAGCACTTGCAGTAGCTGCAATGTGTGTTCAGGAACAGCCTCATATGCGACCACTTATTGCTGATGTTGTCACAGCTCTTACATACCTTGCTTCCCAAAAATACGACCCCGAAACCCAGCCAGTTCAAAGCGCTCGCAGTAGCTCATCCACACCTAGATCTTCTAGAAGAGAACTGTGA
- the LOC101221705 gene encoding probable serine/threonine-protein kinase PBL7 isoform X1 — translation MGWFLCSGISNKKEKQQQQHQVHKKDDDPIPSTSDAEKLMVKATFNGKNDTLKDGGADQIAGQTITFSFRELAAATKYFRADCLLGEGGFGQVYKGRLESINQVVAIKQLDRNGLQGNREFLVEVLMLSLLHHPNLVNLIGYCADGDQRLLVYEYMPLGSLEDHLHDLPPDKKRLDWNTRMKIAAGAAKGLEYLHDKANPPVIYRDLKCSNILLGEDYHPKLSDFGLAKLGPVGDNTHVSTRVMGTYGYCAPEYAMTGQLTLKSDVYSFGVVLLEIITGRKAIDNSRAAGEHNLVAWAQPLFKDRRKFSQMADPLLQGQYPVRGLYQALAVAAMCVQEQPHMRPLIADVVTALTYLASQKYDPETQPVQSARSSSSTPRSSRREL, via the exons ATGGGGTGGTTTCTTTGTTCAGGAATTTCaaataagaaggaaaaacagcagcagcagcatCAAGTACACAAGAAGGATGATGATCCGATCCCATCAACTTCAG ATGCAGAAAAATTGATGGTAAAGGCAACATTTAATGGGAAGAACGATACTCTGAAAGATGGAGGTGCTGATCAAATTGCAGGACAAACAATTACCTTCTCATTCCGAGAGTTGGCAGCTGCAACAAAGTATTTTAGAGCTGACTGTCTTTTAGGTGAAGGAGGTTTTGGTCAAGTTTATAAAGGACGATTGGAGAGCATAAATCAG GTAGTTGCCATCAAGCAACTTGATCGAAATGGGCTACAAGGAAACAGGGAATTCCTTGTTGAAGTACTAATGTTAAGCCTACTCCATCACCCAAATCTTGTTAATTTAATTGGCTATTGCGCGGATGGTGATCAAAGACTTTTGGTTTATGAATACATGCCATTGGGGTCGTTGGAAGACCATTTACATG ATCTCCCACCCGATAAAAAACGACTTGACTGGAATACAAGAATGAAAATAGCTGCTGGTGCTGCAAAGGGCTTAGAGTATTTGCATGACAAGGCTAATCCCCCAGTTATATATCGTGATCTGAAGTGCTCTAACATCCTGCTTGGTGAAGATTACCATCCTAAGTTATCTGATTTTGGCTTGGCAAAATTAGGCCCCGTGGGGGATAACACTCATGTGTCCACGAGGGTGATGGGAACATATGGATACTGTGCTCCAGAGTATGCAATGACAGGCCAGCTCACTTTAAAATCAGACGTTTATAGCTTTGGAGTTGTTCTACTCGAAATTATTACTGGGAGAAAAGCTATTGACAATTCAAGAGCTGCAGGGGAACATAATTTGGTGGCATGG GCACAACCCTTGTTTAAAGACCGAAGGAAATTTTCCCAGATGGCGGATCCATTGCTCCAAGGACAATACCCAGTCAGAGGCTTGTATCAAGCACTTGCAGTAGCTGCAATGTGTGTTCAGGAACAGCCTCATATGCGACCACTTATTGCTGATGTTGTCACAGCTCTTACATACCTTGCTTCCCAAAAATACGACCCCGAAACCCAGCCAGTTCAAAGCGCTCGCAGTAGCTCATCCACACCTAGATCTTCTAGAAGAGAACTGTGA